The following coding sequences lie in one Treponema socranskii subsp. buccale genomic window:
- a CDS encoding heavy metal translocating P-type ATPase: MSHECHCHACCKSGHEHEHEEGSELSVREIVIAAVLFALGLIVEHAHPFRAIDFSLGKFASADELVSIVLLLAAYLVCGRSVVIDAVKNIIKGNFFDEKFLMSVASLGAVAVGQYPEAVGVMLLYQIGEYAQDKAVDKSRDSIQSLMEIRPDKAFVKRGGKIIEVSPDDVNVGETILVKPGERIPIDGVVMQGKSFLDTSALTGEAVPRRVFVGSDVMAGAINTDSVIEIETTKIAGESAAARIIELVEKAQGKKAKSERFITRFSKAYTPIVCVAAVLLALIPSLITGDAHTWVYRALIFLVVSCPCALVISVPLGFFSGIGTASKNGILIKGSECVETLARTRTAVFDKTGTLTKGVFAVTGVHPTDEERIPADELIAIAAHAETYSNHPISNSIKAAHSGACCNLVKIADAEEISGEGISVVLDGKRVLAGNMKLMESHAVEGIVPCSLNDFGTVVHVAVDGLYAGHIVIADQTKDDAAFAVKKLRKLGVKKIVMLTGDNRETAEEVASEIGVDTVFSELLPADKVDKVEALLAELGEKPRRPTLLFAGDGINDAPVLARADTGIAMGGLGSDAAIESADAVIMTDEPAKIADAISISRKTVRIVTENIVVSLIVKIGIMALGAFGIANMWTAVFGDTGVALLAVANSMRVMLWKERG, from the coding sequence ATGAGTCACGAATGTCACTGTCATGCGTGTTGTAAAAGCGGACATGAACATGAGCATGAAGAAGGGAGCGAATTAAGCGTCCGTGAAATCGTCATCGCGGCGGTGCTGTTTGCACTCGGCTTAATCGTCGAACACGCGCATCCTTTCAGGGCGATCGATTTTTCGCTCGGTAAATTCGCGTCGGCGGATGAACTCGTTTCAATCGTACTTTTACTCGCAGCATACCTCGTGTGCGGCAGGAGCGTCGTCATCGACGCGGTAAAAAATATTATCAAAGGAAATTTCTTCGATGAAAAATTTTTGATGAGCGTCGCATCTCTCGGCGCTGTCGCAGTCGGTCAATATCCCGAAGCGGTCGGCGTCATGCTGCTCTATCAAATCGGGGAATACGCACAGGACAAAGCGGTCGACAAATCGCGCGATTCGATTCAATCGCTCATGGAAATCAGGCCGGACAAAGCATTCGTAAAACGCGGCGGTAAAATAATCGAAGTATCGCCCGACGATGTGAACGTCGGCGAAACCATACTCGTCAAGCCGGGAGAGCGCATTCCGATCGACGGCGTAGTCATGCAGGGAAAATCGTTTCTCGATACGTCCGCCCTTACCGGAGAAGCGGTGCCGCGACGCGTATTCGTCGGAAGCGACGTTATGGCGGGCGCGATCAATACGGACAGCGTGATCGAAATCGAAACGACGAAGATCGCCGGAGAATCGGCCGCCGCGCGCATCATCGAACTGGTCGAAAAGGCGCAGGGAAAAAAGGCGAAATCGGAACGCTTTATCACGCGGTTTTCAAAAGCGTATACGCCTATCGTGTGCGTAGCGGCGGTTTTGCTTGCGCTCATTCCGTCCCTCATCACGGGCGATGCGCACACGTGGGTGTACCGCGCGCTCATCTTTCTCGTCGTCTCCTGCCCCTGCGCGCTCGTCATATCGGTGCCGCTCGGATTTTTCAGCGGCATCGGAACGGCAAGCAAAAACGGCATCCTTATCAAAGGAAGCGAATGCGTCGAAACGCTTGCGCGCACCCGGACGGCGGTATTCGATAAAACGGGAACTTTAACAAAAGGCGTATTCGCCGTCACGGGAGTTCACCCGACGGACGAAGAACGCATACCGGCGGACGAACTCATCGCAATCGCGGCGCATGCGGAAACCTATTCGAATCATCCGATATCGAATTCGATCAAAGCGGCGCATTCCGGAGCATGCTGCAATCTCGTAAAGATCGCCGACGCGGAAGAGATAAGCGGAGAGGGCATCAGCGTCGTCCTCGACGGAAAGCGCGTACTTGCCGGCAATATGAAACTCATGGAATCGCACGCGGTAGAAGGCATCGTTCCGTGCAGCTTAAACGATTTCGGAACGGTCGTACACGTCGCAGTGGACGGACTGTATGCGGGACACATCGTCATAGCCGATCAAACGAAAGACGACGCGGCTTTTGCCGTCAAAAAGCTTCGGAAGCTCGGCGTCAAAAAAATCGTCATGCTCACCGGCGACAACAGAGAAACGGCGGAAGAAGTCGCGTCCGAAATCGGAGTCGATACCGTTTTTTCGGAACTCCTTCCTGCAGATAAAGTCGATAAAGTGGAAGCGCTGCTTGCGGAGCTCGGCGAAAAACCGCGGCGTCCGACGCTCCTCTTTGCCGGCGACGGCATCAACGATGCACCGGTACTCGCGCGGGCCGACACGGGGATCGCGATGGGCGGACTCGGAAGCGATGCCGCGATAGAATCGGCGGATGCCGTCATCATGACCGACGAACCGGCAAAGATAGCGGACGCGATTTCGATTTCACGGAAAACCGTACGCATCGTCACCGAAAACATCGTCGTTTCGCTCATCGTAAAAATCGGCATCATGGCGCTCGGCGCCTTCGGTATCGCAAATATGTGGACTGCCGTTTTCGGCGATACGGGCGTGGCCCTCCTCGCCGTAGCGAATTCGATGCGCGTCATGCTGTGGAAAGAGCGAGGGTGA
- a CDS encoding IS110 family transposase: MTVYIGVDLHKTQFTVHERTEETVESFEQIKQYPTTEVGYAAFLARITEYKIGGFTVKIGVESTGNTRFFKAQVEKVGAHVTVINTLKFKVINESTKKTDKHDASTISEFLSKDMLPESYLCSKGTENLRRLLKSRERLVHSIVGQKNEIHALLVSMGLQDESRSLQSKKGRQEVLDTLSSRSDLVLEAQSVKLMIEIIEQMSQSVKLIEKQLSELTKDDEMVSRLMTIRGCGKITAWIIRSYTEDIGRFASAKKYAAFCGLVPWVQDSNETVRHGRITKRGPQELRTAYVQLVLGIRRCKDTSGWRIMQRLDYMKKNKGSGKSIVAAARKMAEIVWALLTEKQDFDSTKMMGRYKPMSLAEQALVAMN; this comes from the coding sequence ATGACAGTTTACATTGGCGTTGATTTGCACAAAACACAGTTTACCGTGCATGAGCGGACAGAGGAAACGGTTGAAAGCTTTGAGCAGATCAAACAGTATCCGACGACAGAAGTTGGGTATGCGGCATTTCTTGCGAGAATAACGGAGTACAAGATAGGCGGTTTCACTGTGAAAATCGGAGTTGAATCAACCGGCAACACAAGATTCTTCAAGGCTCAGGTAGAAAAAGTGGGAGCGCACGTGACGGTAATCAATACGTTGAAATTCAAGGTAATCAACGAATCGACGAAGAAAACCGACAAGCATGATGCTTCGACGATTTCAGAGTTTCTATCAAAGGATATGCTTCCGGAAAGCTATCTGTGCAGTAAGGGAACGGAAAACTTGAGACGGCTTTTGAAATCAAGGGAGCGGCTGGTTCATTCGATTGTCGGACAAAAGAATGAAATTCATGCGCTTCTGGTGAGTATGGGGCTACAGGATGAAAGTCGAAGCCTCCAAAGTAAAAAAGGGCGCCAGGAAGTTCTGGACACCCTGTCGTCGCGTAGCGACCTCGTGCTCGAAGCACAATCAGTAAAACTGATGATTGAAATTATAGAGCAGATGAGCCAATCGGTCAAGCTGATTGAAAAGCAGTTAAGCGAATTAACGAAAGACGATGAAATGGTTAGTCGTCTTATGACGATTCGAGGCTGCGGAAAAATCACGGCATGGATAATCCGCTCGTACACAGAAGATATAGGTAGGTTTGCCAGTGCGAAGAAATATGCGGCCTTTTGCGGGCTTGTGCCATGGGTACAGGATTCAAATGAAACGGTGAGACATGGCAGAATAACCAAGCGCGGTCCTCAGGAATTGAGAACGGCGTACGTACAGTTGGTGTTGGGAATTCGTCGTTGCAAGGATACTTCGGGATGGAGGATCATGCAGCGACTGGATTATATGAAAAAGAACAAAGGCAGCGGCAAATCGATTGTTGCAGCTGCAAGGAAGATGGCAGAAATCGTGTGGGCGTTGCTCACGGAAAAACAGGACTTTGATTCAACAAAGATGATGGGCAGATATAAACCTATGAGTCTTGCTGAACAAGCCCTCGTTGCCATGAATTAA
- a CDS encoding ArsR/SmtB family transcription factor, with product MAKKKIEGGQSDKRFQDILNKLPDEDELFDLAELFKIFGDSTRIKILFVLLESDMAVNDIASVLKMTQSAISHQLRILKTNGLVKYTRNGKSLIYSLADGHVTTILSQGIEHISE from the coding sequence GTGGCGAAAAAAAAGATCGAAGGCGGACAAAGCGACAAGCGTTTTCAGGATATTTTAAACAAACTGCCTGATGAAGACGAACTGTTCGATTTGGCGGAACTGTTTAAAATTTTCGGAGACTCGACGCGCATAAAGATTTTGTTCGTACTGCTCGAATCGGATATGGCGGTAAACGACATCGCAAGCGTTCTCAAAATGACGCAGTCGGCGATAAGTCATCAACTGCGTATTTTGAAAACGAACGGTCTCGTAAAATATACGCGAAACGGAAAATCGCTTATCTATTCCCTCGCCGACGGCCACGTAACGACGATTTTAAGCCAAGGCATCGAACATATAAGCGAATAA
- a CDS encoding DUF4340 domain-containing protein, producing the protein MSKRKIILLTACVLLLGIYIAQLASSLRSSVKNKTLGADPDKLTIENAGTLIELVKSDDGWTIGEKRYKADTNTIDGLVNAVKNIRVLDTVAQAGSDAVDERYEIDKANAIVVKAYKGNELVRTLTIGKASSTGSQSYLTLDGKKDIYLVSGTLRDTFKKDVAALRSKSVYTVDSNDLTAVSESMGSTVLSIVKSGDPAAWVAAGGAANVDAEKAASWAASLAVLNADSWLDDDFILPAANESVTVITAGDKAITVSVYKEGDGDDAKYYGTCSETPYKFALSRYSARKYLKTAADMAANK; encoded by the coding sequence ATGAGCAAACGAAAAATAATTCTTTTGACGGCGTGCGTACTTTTGCTCGGCATATATATCGCGCAGCTCGCCTCTTCTCTGCGAAGTTCGGTAAAAAACAAAACGCTCGGTGCGGATCCCGATAAGCTCACAATTGAAAACGCCGGCACTCTAATCGAACTTGTAAAATCGGATGACGGCTGGACGATCGGAGAAAAGCGCTACAAAGCGGATACAAACACAATTGACGGGCTTGTCAATGCGGTAAAAAATATACGCGTTCTCGACACCGTCGCCCAAGCCGGAAGCGATGCGGTCGATGAGCGCTACGAAATCGATAAAGCGAATGCGATCGTCGTAAAGGCATATAAAGGAAACGAACTTGTGCGTACGCTCACGATAGGAAAAGCGTCGTCGACGGGTTCGCAATCCTACCTTACGCTCGACGGCAAAAAAGACATATACCTCGTATCGGGAACGCTGCGCGACACGTTCAAAAAAGACGTCGCCGCTTTACGCAGCAAATCGGTATACACCGTCGATTCGAACGACCTCACCGCCGTTTCCGAAAGCATGGGAAGCACGGTGCTGTCGATTGTAAAATCGGGCGATCCCGCTGCATGGGTCGCAGCCGGCGGCGCGGCGAACGTCGATGCGGAAAAAGCGGCGAGTTGGGCGGCATCGCTTGCCGTTCTCAATGCGGACTCGTGGCTCGACGACGATTTTATCCTGCCCGCCGCAAACGAATCCGTTACCGTTATAACGGCAGGCGATAAAGCGATTACGGTGAGCGTGTATAAAGAAGGAGACGGCGACGATGCGAAATACTACGGCACGTGCAGCGAAACGCCGTACAAATTTGCGCTCTCCCGCTACTCCGCGAGAAAATACCTTAAAACCGCAGCAGACATGGCTGCGAATAAGTAA